The proteins below are encoded in one region of Helianthus annuus cultivar XRQ/B chromosome 2, HanXRQr2.0-SUNRISE, whole genome shotgun sequence:
- the LOC118485844 gene encoding uncharacterized mitochondrial protein AtMg00810-like: MYLLVYVDDLILTGNQPSILTSFISRLNSEFAIKDLGKLNYFLGLEVTYTHHGLFLNQSKYTLDILTRAKMLDAKPAPTPLSTNVSFVSTGDLFSDATLYRSIVGALQYLTITRPDISYAVNQVSQFLHAPTTAHFQEVKRILRYLKGTISYGLHYSRPTQMMLLGYSDADWARCLETRRSTYGYSIFLGGNLISWSAKKQPTVARSSCESEYRAMANTAAEIVWLTHLLQELYALPPSRPAILCDNQSAIFLTQNPVAHKRTKHIDLDYHFLRELVAAGKLTTKFIPTKLQVADIFTKSLPSSQFNVLRQMLRLVDPVSKTTNPPNQLSLFLQQHYDGLHSVSDCKVGLARGKILEEIKKNQEMWERLLEEPPSSFRDAALNHIKEQSRADDLAFSFLKDALNIVKEKMEFSSAERDKIFASSN, encoded by the exons ATGTATCTCCTTGTATATGTTGATGACCTTATCTTGACTGGAAATCAACCTTCTATCCTCACATCGTTCATATCCCGTCTAAACTCAGAATTTGCTATAAAAGATCTAGGGAAACTCAACTATTTTTTGGGACTGGAGGTTACCTACACGCATCATGGTCTTTTTTTGAACCAATCTAAATACACCTTAGATATTTTAACCCGTGCTAAGATGTTGGATGCAAAACCTGCTCCAACGCCTTTAAGCACCAATGTTTCTTTTGTTTCTACAGGGGACTTATTCTCAGATGCTACTCTATACCGATCCATTGTAGGTGCTCTCCAGTACTTGACGATCACGAGGCCTGACATCTCATATGCTGTGAATCAAGTCAGTCAGTTTCTGCATGCTCCTACCACTGCTCACTTCCAGGAAGTAAAACGGATTTTGCGCTATCTCAAAGGGACGATTTCTTATGGATTGCATTACAGTCGACCCACTCAGATGATGCTGCTTGGTTACTCTGATGCTGATTGGGCTCGTTGCTTGGAAACAAGACGTTCCACATATGGATATTCAATATTTTTGGGTGGCAATCTCATTTCATGGAGTGCAAAGAAACAACCAACCGTTGCTCGCTCTAGTTGTGAATCAGAATATCGAGCCATGGCAAACACGGCCGCAGAAATTGTGTGGTTAACTCATCTTCTTCAGGAACTGTATGCCCTTCCACCGAGCAGGCCGGCAATTTTGTGTGACAATCAAAGTGCAATTTTTCTCACTCAGAATCCGGTGGCTCATAAACGAACTAAACACATAGATCTTGATTATCATTTCTTGCGTGAGCTGGTTGCTGCCGGAAAGTTAACTACTAAATTTATTCCAACCAAGCTTCAGGTGGCTGACATTTTTACAAAGAGTCTTCCGTCTTCTCAATTCAATGTCCTCCGTCAAATGCTTCGTCTTG TGGATCCTGTATCAAAAACCACAAACCCTCCAAATCAACTTTCGTTATTCCTGCAGCAGCACTATGACGGATTGCACAGTGTGTCGGATTGCAAAGTGGGGTTGGCGAGG GGGAAGATTCTTGAAGAAATAAAGAAAAATCAAGAGATGTGGGAGAGACTACTTGAAGAACCACCATCAAGCTTCAGAGACGCAGCTTTGAATCACATAAAGGAACAATCTcgagctgatgacttagccttctctttcctgaAAGATGCTCTAAACATTgtgaaggagaagatggagttcagctcGGCTGAACGTGACAAAATCTTTGCTTCAAGTAACTAA